In Phocoena phocoena chromosome 7, mPhoPho1.1, whole genome shotgun sequence, the genomic window CTTTCAGCTCTTGTAACTCTTATGATGCTCATCCCTGTATCTTTACAACTTCTCCTTAGAGAtaacccttcccctctctctagAGCCGAAACACTCTCACTCCATCTCTCTCTATTGCAGGCTCACCGGGACACATGGGCTACATATTTCTTCTGAAGCCTGCGAATAGGACTGGGGGCTGCCTTCTGGAGCAGTTCCACAGCGATGTCTGCAGGGGGCAGAAGGAAAACAGTGAGCAAACAACTCCTCCAAAGTTGTCCCCACTGTTATCACCCAAAACTGTATTATCTGAGGCCTTGGGGGCAGAACCATAATAACAAAATAGACATCGAATTCTCCCACACTGAGAAGAAAAGCCCATTCCAGGTTTGAATTTCAGCTTCTTCCAGGAGGAAGGCTTATTTCCCTGTCACCTGAAATTATCTAGATTTGTTCTTTACTCTAATTCATTTGAAAAGGTACACATGCGTTGTTTCGGAAATATATGACATGTATCCTCGGAAAATTTAAAGTTTCTGGTATACAAATCAAGAATGATATAGACTTGTAAAACAGCCATGTCTCCTCCTCAtctaggcttaaaaaaaaaagtgaaacacaaACCTAGTGCTTACACCAATCAAATGCACCAGCTATGAAGAGACAGTGCAGTTCCCAGGGTACACCTAGAGTCATTTTGGTGACCACTGACAACCCCATTTTCAGGCTTCTCGTTGGCCCATTCGCACAACACTGTCTAACCTGCCACAGGGCTGGAGAGCTCCTCCAAGCTACAATCAGCTTCCCAGTCCCAGCCATAATAGAGTCTCCTTCGGATCCGGGCACTCAGCTTCTGGTGTCCTGGGAGGAACTGAACAGGGCAGGAGGGTGGTGGAGTGCGAAGGGCAGGGAAGTTTATGATGGAGATCGTGGATCCCGGCTGGAAGGGGGATGCCGGGCGAGAGGCCTGCCTCACCGCTAGCGCGGCCCATGCCCCACCCAGCCCCGCATTCTCCGGACTGTTTGCCAATAGCAGTCTGTCCACGGGGGGTGGAATCCTCTTCGCTGAGGGCTCTGGAGAAGAAGTTCTCTGAGAAAGGCCCCGGCTGGCCACCTCCTACTCCATAGTCCTGTACCCCGCGGCTCACCCCCGGGGCCCAAGCAGCCAGGGCCTCGAGTAGGCACGGTTAGAGCGACTACCGTCTGGCTCCCCGGCAGAGCCATCAGGCGAGATCGCGGCCCCGCTCGGGCCCCGACGGGAGCGCCCGGAGTCCCGGCTCCAAGCgcggggaggcaggggagggggcgggccgCACGCTCACCGTGAAGTCCTGGAAGCCGGTGAGGGAGAATGTGCCTTCTTCGTCCAGCAGGAGCCCGGCCAGGTCCATCGCGCCGCCAGCCGCCGCCCTGCGAAGGTGGAAGGAAAGGGAACGAATTGTAAGGGGGCCGTGGAACCGCCCCTGAACGCCTGTCCGCCTGCCCGCCGGCCTCCCTCAAGCTGGCCCCCACCCTCGCCGGTGGAGCAGCCCCCGCCACTGGCCAGAGGCGGCAGGCGGGGCCGGGCAGGCGGGAGCCTCTTCCTGTTCCGCTCCGGGCGGGGCTCCGGGCTCCCAGCTCCGGGATCTGGGCTCCGGACTCGGGGAGTGAAGCTCGAGGGCCAGGACGTCCACCTCACCCAGTAGAGGAGACCCGGCTTCGAGGCGCGTGTTGTGCCTTTGCCGCGCCGCGCGTCTGCCCTGCGTTTAGAGGCCGCGGGGGCGCCGCTGGCCAGTCAGCGCCCGAGACTTCCTGCCTCCCGCTGGCCCGAGCCGCCGGCCCCGACCGCCGGGAAGGAGCCGGGCTATTATTCCTGGTATCGCTGAGCCCCAGCGTGCCCTCGTCTGAGAAATCGGAACAATTCTTAGGGGACCATGGCGCAGTGAGGATGAACGAGCCCGGCTGAACTTTTCATACCgatgtaaataaaacaaagactcaGGACAGGGAGTTTCTcgcaattgtttttttaaagaggagataATACGCACACACAGAATAATATACCTAAAAAAGCGTCAGGAAGAGTATACAAAAATTTAACAGTAGTGAATTGTGTACAAAAGGCAAGAGCACTTTTGGCTGTACATCTTCCTTTTGTACAGCTTGGAATTTTAGACCTAATTAAACACGAATTTTGTAGGATTATTGCAGAGATTAAATGATCTCAAGGAAACACAAAACGTTTGTTATATTTTAAgcctcaacaaatggtgctggctgccctggtggcggagtggttgagagtctgcctgccgaggcaggggacacgggttcgtgccccggtccgggaagatcccacgtgccgcggagcagctggggccgtgagccatggccgctgagcctgcgcgtccggagcctgtgctctgcaacgggagaggccacaacagtgaaaggcccgcgtaccgcaaaaaacaaaaacaaatggtgtTAACATGCCCCCCAAACAGTAAACAGCACCTAaacagggttttatttttaaactcaccCCCAGACCCCAATCTCTTGCTTAAGCAAGGGACTGGAAGGAGTTTTCCATGCGTAAAGGCGGGAGAGTTTACAGAAAGATGGGAAGGAAACTACTCTTAATAGCTGGAGCTGTTTTTGAGTCTGTCGAGTCACGCGCTGCTGTTTGTTTATTCGCTGAGGAGAGGGAACTGGGAGGACTAGTACCGTCGAGTGTTGCGTAAAGGAACGGTCGCCGCCCTACCACAGCAGAAGCAGGTCTCTCGGGGTATACTGGGCATCTGAAGCCCACTCCCTGACCCTGTCGGCCGCATCACGCCAGAAATACCGGGCCAAGACCAGCCTCCCTAGCCTCCCTGACTACACAGGGAGAAGAAAATTGGCTGGGGTGGGTAAAGGCGGAGATTTCCGTCCTTCCGTCCGAAAGAGGCAGACACTGCTCGGCGCAGCCAAAACACGAACCTGCGTAGGAGCAGGGTCACCGGCAACCGCCTGCGCGCAGGCTCCGGCCGCCCTAGCTCGGCGGTTAGGGCTTGTCACGTGACGGATTCGTCGCTTCCCCCGTCACGTGACTCCCGTCCGCGGCCTCAGCGGCCTTCTCCGCTGCGTGCGCCCCCTTCCGCCTGACGCGCCCCCGGCGGCGGCCGCGCAGCCCTGGCTCCTCGCGGGCTcgggcggcggctgcggcggggCCATGGCGAGTGGCGGTGGCGGTGGCGCTGGTAACACCGGCGCAGGTGGGGGCTCGGGGCTGGGCCTGAGCCTCGGCCTGGGCCTGAGCCTAGGCATGGGTGAGGCCACCGGCgaggcggaggaggaggctgCCACGGCCGAGGCGGTGGGACGCCTGGCCACGGCTCTGTGGCTGCGGCTCCGCGGCTGGGAGGCGGTGCTGGCGGCAGCGCAGCGGCTGCTGGTGTGGGAGAAGCCGCTGCACAGCCTGGTCACGGCGGCCGCGCTCAACGGCCTCTTCTGGTAAGGGCCGCGCAggaggggggcggggccgggctgcGCGGTAGAGCGGGGGCGGGAGAGCCCGGATTCCTCTTTCTGGGGAAGATGCTTGTCCTGGGGGACTGACCCATCAGCTGTTTTTTAAAGGTCGTCGTCCGCCTGGGTTGCCCCATTTCTCTGTCTTCGGGTGTCGAGTTAGGCCTGGAGGTTCCCATTCCCCCATCAGTGGGCGCTTTTCCGCCTTTGCGATAGATGTGGGAGCCTCTCTCACCCACTCACCGCTGAGCTGCCTGTCTCTCCCTAAGGTTGCTGTCTTCTTCCTCCCTACGGCCCTTCTTCCTACTCAGCATCTCACTTTTGGCCTATTTTCTGTTGGATCTCTGGCAGCCTCGCTTCCTCCCTGACATCTCAGGTGAGTGttacttcattcattcagcaagcccCGTTGAGCACTTGCTTTGTGCCTGACTCACCTGGCTGGGTTGAATGGTGAGAGCGTACAGCAGGCCACCTGCCTCCCAAAGCACAACTGCTTCCCCAGATGGGAAATATAATTTCCCCTTTCTCAAAATTAATGTTATTGTGTGTAGTAGTTAAGACTGCGGACTCTGCAGCCAGATGGCCTGGGTTCCATTGCCTGCTCTTCCATTTACCCtgtatgtgaccttgggaaagtccctTGATCTCCGATTTGCGTTTGcctgtttcctcaactataaaacagGGACTGTAAAACTTATTTCGTAAGGAGGTGGAGAATAAAGAAGTGGACTCACTTTATGTGCCTGTGGTAGGGCTTCGTATATGATAGGAACTATAGGAGCATTAGCTCTTCCTGTGTTTTTTGTTGTCCACATACTCACTTAATTGACATGTTGGAGTAACTAGGTGCCAGACAGTGTGTGAGTTGTTTGGGGTGTAAACCTGAATAAGATGTCGTTCCCATTGTGGAAAAAGGTAAAGTCTAAAGAAGGAGACAGACATACAAACGACAATAACAATGTAACacttcctgcaaatggcatttcaaaAAAGCACTCTGGGACTGCAGAGGAAGGGCAGCTGTTTCTGGCTTAGGGAGTGTTTCCCGGAGCTCTACACCTCAATaacttgttttccttctctctctaaaGCATCATCCCCAGAGGAGCCACACTCTGACAGGTGAGTGCAGGCCACCCCTTGAAGACAAATGCCCAATCCCTGTCTTGCTTTCGTGCCAGTGTCTCACCGCCACAGTGCATAGCAGTACTGCAGCTTCTGCAGGCACAGGCCCCAGCATAGTGAATGCACTGGTAACAAGCTTGGTCCCAGGTTCTTGCGTAGGTGTTTGTGTGCCTGCTCCTTTCAGGGCAAAGGGTTGGGAGCTCTGGGCTTTGTTCCCCAGGACCCAGACGGCCTCCCTCTGGGAGGTGGGGTTGTCCACTTCCTTAGACTAAAGAGCTCATTGACATTCTCAGAGGGATTTGAGTGCCTAGGAAGCTGGTGTCTGAGGCCTCCAGGGGTCGTGTCATGTCTCCCCAGTGAGGGTGCGGGGTCAGGCGCCCGGCCGCACCTGCTCAGTGTGCCCGAGTTGTGCAGATACCTGGCTGAGAGCTGGCTCACCTTCCAGATTCACCTGCAGGAGCTGCTGCAGTACAAGAGGCAGAATCCAGCTCAGGTAACCTCCCCCACATCACACAACAGTTCTCTACGCTGTGGAGAAAtagaggcgggggtggggaggagtgaCTCGAACTCCCCAGCTGGAGACTGAAGGATAAGGCCTGGTGCCTTCTTGAGGCAAGATGTACAGCTATAGTCTGGTACAGGAGGCAGAATAAGCTTCTGCCATTCTGACACGGTTTCTTGCCGAGAGAGACCAGTTTGAATTATAGGTGTTTGGCAATGTTTGTTGCAAACTTCCTAGTTGGTGGTCCTGGGCATCCACTTGACTAAACTGGATCACCGCATTCCTAGAGGGCATTCGCCTCCTTCCACCAGCTGAGCAGTAATATTTCTTACCCAGATAAGTGGAGCGCATACCTCAGCCTACAGTTCTTAGatcctgtgctctcctctgcagtTCTGTGCTCGCGTCTGCTCTGGCTGTGCTGTGCTGGCTGTGCTGGGACACTATGTTCCGGGGATTATGATTTCCTACATTGTCTGTGAGTAGGGTCTGACCTCTCCCCTTTCCAAAgccctgtctttgtttttttccgtGGACTGACCCAGGGGTGGATGGTACACTGTCTGCCCAGTTACCCATTTACAGAGACCTCCAGGGGATGCTGTAGTATTAGTAACAGTGGAATAGTCATCTGGGGAGGGCAGTGGATGTGGGAAGAAGTTGGAACAGCCTCAGGAAGGGACTTTGTCTTCCTTCAGCCTTTTCTGTTGAAGCATCAGTTGAATGAGGGCCCTTGGGAAATAGGCTTAGGGATCTCTGAGTGGACACTGTAACCCCCAGTGCTGAGTATCCTGCTGTGGCCCCTGGTGGTTTATCATGAACTCATCCAGAGGATGTACACTCGTCTGGAGCCCCTGCTCATGCAGCTGGACTACAGCATGAAGGCGGAAGCTGATGCCCTGCATCACAAACACGACAAGAGGAGTAAGGGGATCCCATGACCCAGAAAGGGGGAGAATGGGGGAGGACCTTGGCCTGTAGCTTGTGAAATGCCCTGGGATTTAGATACTTTCCATACCTTTGGCAGTGTTTGTCCCCCACCACTGTTGCTGCTTGGTCACTGCCCAGCTGTTCTTGGTTCTCTAGAGCGGCAGGGGAAGAATGCGCCCCCCGGAGGTGATGAGCCACTGGCGGAGACAGAGAGTGAGAGCGAGGCAGAACTGGCTGGCTTCTCCCCAGTGGTGAGGTCCaagggaggtgggctgggggagAATTGCTCTGCTTTAGAGCAGCCACCTCTCCACGGggtgggggttggtggtggggcaGGGATGCTCCTGGAAAATGGGCTCTCTTAGCCCCTTGCCTGTGACATTCATCCTGGTTCTCCTGCAGGTGGATGTGAAGAAAACAGCACTGGCTTTGGCCATTACAGACTCAGAGCTGTCAGATGAGGAGGCTTCTATTTTGGaaagtggtggcttctctgtatCCCGGGCGACGACTCCACAGCTAACTGACGTGTCGGAGGGTATGGTCCTTTGTCCCCTCCAAGCTTCCTGTTCCCTGTCGTGGGATGCTGGCTGTGCTCTCTGGCAGTTGCCCCCATAAGTGTTTTCTGTGGGGAGCTGATCCTCTAGTTCTACTCCAAACCCCTGAAAGACCTTAATGCCTAAGGCCTGGCCCAGCCTTCCATGTCTTGAGTTCTCAGCCTCGAGCTGATAGGCCTGTTGCAGCTGCTCAGCACAGCAGGCCCATTCCTGGCCCTTTGTTTTCTGCCCAGATTTGGACCAGCAGAGCCTGCCAAGTGAGCCAGAGGAGGCCCTGAGtcgggagctgggggagggagaggagacagaCCTGGCCCCTCCCGAAGACCTGCTGGGCTCCCCTCAGGCCCTCTCAAGGCAAGACTTGGacttggaggaggaagaagatgtggcatCCAAGGAGACCTTGCTTCGGCTCTCATCCCCCCTTCACTTCGTGAACACGCACTTCAATGGGGCGGGGTCTCCCACAGATGGAGTGATGCTCTCCCCTGGAGGACCAGTGGAGACACTGAGCCCAGAGGCAGTGAGTGGTGATCTCATCACTCCACCTAGTGCCCTGTCACCCCTACTTTGCCTTGCTGAAAATGACCCGGCCCCTTCCCCCTCAGTACTCCCGCCTCTTCCCCAGGActcaccccagcccctgcctgcccccgAGGAAGAAGAGGCACTGGCCACTGAGGACTTCGAATTGCTGGATCAGGGGGAGCTGGAGCAGCTGAATGCAGAGCTGGGGTTGGGGCCAGAGACATTCCCAGAGCCCGCTGATGCTCCCCCCCTAGGGCCCAATACCCCGTCTCTGGTACAGTCAGCCCAAGAGGCTCAGGCCATGGCAGAGCCATGAACCCCAGGGGAAGGAGTTGCAGGCACAGTAGGGCTTCTTGGCTAGGGATGTCACTGTTTCCTCCTTTCCCTACTGCCCTGGGGAGGAGCAATATGTGGGGAAGCTGGCTATCAGATGGAGCCAGTCCgccctctgcctgcctgcctgcctgcctgctgtcCTGGGCCTGGTACAGTACCTGGGATTGGTTTTAAGCTTGTAAATAATTTTACATCTGGGTTAGTGGATGTGAACAGGGCTAGAAGAGTCCTTCCCACTTGCTTCCCTGCCTCAACTCTAGTCTCATTCCACGATGCCCCAAGCCCTGGTggtctgtccctttctttttcctcctatcCTCAGGGACCTGTGCTGCTCTGTCCTCGTGTCCCACTTGGTTGTTTAGTTCAGGcactttatcatttttctctcctgTGCCACGCTCCTCTCTGCTTTATTTCCCTGCTGTGTCCTGTCCTTAGCAGCTCAATCCCCACTCTTTGCCAGCTCTTCCTTCCCAGCAGGCCCCGGCGAAGCTTTAGAGAGGCTCCTGTCTGGGAGGTGCAGACGAAGCCCGGGGTGGTGGGTCAGGTCAGTAGTTATGCACTTAGTCGCTGTAGCCCGTGTATCCTCCACTGCACCCTTGCCCTGGTTCATCCCAGCCTTTCCCAATGCAGGATGGGAGCAGGGATCCCACAGCACATGCGCCAGCACTACGTTAGTGAGCAGGAGCTCTGTCTTGTGGGGCGAGGGGGCTTTCTTACTATCTTAGGGAGGAATAAGGAGACCTGCTTCTCTGGGCCATGGTCCAAGTGTGGTGGGACCCCCCCTACTAGGGTCAGGAAGTGGACAGTAACATCTGTGCAGGTGTTGACTGGAACAATAAAGTATTGATGGCTAGAACTGCTGCTGCCTGCCTGCGTGCCTCACTGTGAGCTATCGCCCTCACTCTGTGCTCTGCCCTTATTTCGTTGTCCCCCACCTCGCTCCTGGCTGTTTATTTACCTTTGTGCAAAACAAGGCAAGAAGCAAGGATTTACCCTGACAGACGTAAGTAACCTGCCCTTAGCCGTGTTCTCTGATGCTGTGATATGCTTGGTGAGATTGAGCACGTCCAAATAAATTGTATGCAGGAGGAAATTGCTTTGGCTTCCCAGTCAGTAGAAATTTGGGACCGTAACAGTTGTTTTCTACAGTGTTGCCCACAACCTTAACACTGTCTTCTCAAGAAGTCCTTACTCGTCTACATGCTGACAATTAACTCCTTCGGTCCTCATTTATCTGTCCTGGGAGAACCAAACAAGCGGGACCTATACCTGTATTAAAAGTGATTCCAGGCCCAGGAACATTAAAGAAATGGTGTCTAGTGCTAATTGAATGCAAGATATGTGCTTGGCACTCCTCTAGGTGATTTATATTAACTCGTTTTTCCCTCATGACCCTGAGATAATAGATActgttatttcattttacagatgttgaCTTTCACAAGGCCACGGCCTTAGTACGTGGTGGAGCCAGAATCCAAACCCAAGCAGTTTGGCTCCAGCAATCACCCTGGAACAGGAAGCCCCTGTCCATTAGTAGGGCGCAAATGGGAAGATGCTCAGGGCGTGGGAATGATAGAGCACCAATCTGCATACTATCTCAGCTTCACAAAGAGTGGTCTCTTAACAATCCTTGCTCTTTGGGGGAGAACAACGTTAAAGGAAAGCCCAGAACTGGGCAGATGGCCTTTTTTATGAGTTCACATCCTCGGCCTTCAGCTGGAGACACCATATGGCAATGCTACCTGGCTTTTTGAGGTTGACTTCTGTGCTGCATCTCTCTTAAGTGTgtgagaaatttttcttttccatttgttttacatttgCCTGAAAGACTCAGGGTTTCAATGGCCCTCCCTGTCTGTCACTGAAGGCATAAGAACTTGTAATCATCGAGAAATTtctgaagagaatgagaaaacagtTATAATCATCAAACAGGCAATTCAGGAAAAGTAGAAttaatcagaaaaacaatggCTGCCGTCTGCCCCACCCATAAACTATTTCCTTGTTAAACTTGCAGCTTGAAGATAGAGCCAGAAGCCTGTAGTTGGGTCAAAACATTAACCATATGTTTGGAGTTCCATGAGAGTCCATTCTTGACACTTGCCTTGGTCTGATGGTTGCTATATGTTTGTCTACAAGTTTTTATTATCAGGTGTCCTGGCCGTTTCCTGCCCCATGATGAAAGAGACAAGAAGAAAGCTTTTCATatgagtgaaagaaaaatgagcagaaatgtGAAACCTACAGTtaggctaaagaaaaaaatgaagtacagGCTGGGGGA contains:
- the RETREG2 gene encoding reticulophagy regulator 2 isoform X1, encoding MASGGGGGAGNTGAGGGSGLGLSLGLGLSLGMGEATGEAEEEAATAEAVGRLATALWLRLRGWEAVLAAAQRLLVWEKPLHSLVTAAALNGLFWLLSSSSLRPFFLLSISLLAYFLLDLWQPRFLPDISASSPEEPHSDSEGAGSGARPHLLSVPELCRYLAESWLTFQIHLQELLQYKRQNPAQFCARVCSGCAVLAVLGHYVPGIMISYIVLLSILLWPLVVYHELIQRMYTRLEPLLMQLDYSMKAEADALHHKHDKRKRQGKNAPPGGDEPLAETESESEAELAGFSPVVDVKKTALALAITDSELSDEEASILESGGFSVSRATTPQLTDVSEDLDQQSLPSEPEEALSRELGEGEETDLAPPEDLLGSPQALSRQDLDLEEEEDVASKETLLRLSSPLHFVNTHFNGAGSPTDGVMLSPGGPVETLSPEAVSGDLITPPSALSPLLCLAENDPAPSPSVLPPLPQDSPQPLPAPEEEEALATEDFELLDQGELEQLNAELGLGPETFPEPADAPPLGPNTPSLVQSAQEAQAMAEP
- the RETREG2 gene encoding reticulophagy regulator 2 isoform X2, translating into MISYIVLLSILLWPLVVYHELIQRMYTRLEPLLMQLDYSMKAEADALHHKHDKRKRQGKNAPPGGDEPLAETESESEAELAGFSPVVDVKKTALALAITDSELSDEEASILESGGFSVSRATTPQLTDVSEDLDQQSLPSEPEEALSRELGEGEETDLAPPEDLLGSPQALSRQDLDLEEEEDVASKETLLRLSSPLHFVNTHFNGAGSPTDGVMLSPGGPVETLSPEADSPQPLPAPEEEEALATEDFELLDQGELEQLNAELGLGPETFPEPADAPPLGPNTPSLVQSAQEAQAMAEP